A section of the Pseudophryne corroboree isolate aPseCor3 chromosome 11, aPseCor3.hap2, whole genome shotgun sequence genome encodes:
- the LOC134969960 gene encoding putative nuclease HARBI1: MFCCIFFELCFCLIQHICYIFLKCVMSVFIAAEALPPQPTAALPPQPPAPQPQPAPHQPRQRRRARPPIFQPCVLLFGMPDDVVVRRYRLPPHLILDTLSIIESDLESSIRYPTAIPPLTQFLAVLHFLATGSYQHVVGDLAGMSQGQFSKVLRRVCQAFLKRVKQFIAMPLDVGALDVVKRQFEEGGSRFPHVIGVVDGTHVAIQPPRHNEDIFRNRKLFHSLNVMVVCGPSLQILSLNAKFPGNSHDAYVIRQSGIWHRLRSSQRADMWLLGDRGYPCTPWLMTPYRNPRPGPQTAFNSALTATRQLVERTIGVLKGRFRVLHRTGGDIMYSPEMASKLVVLCAILHNIAVRSSVELPQTEELPDEEPGVVRHFGGGSVTRRGSQVRASIVAEYFS, encoded by the exons atgttttgttgtaTATTTTTTGAGCTTTgcttttgtcttattcaacatatctgttatatttttttaaagtgtgtgatgtcagtgtttatcgcagcagaagccctacctccccaacccacggcagcactcccaccccaaccgccagccccacaaccacaaccggctcctcatcaaccaaggcaacggaggcgtgctaggccaccaattttccaaccctgtgtcctactttttgggatgccagatgatgttgttgtgcgtagatacaggctgccaccacatctaatcctagacactctctccataatagagagtgatctggagtcttcaattcggtatcctacagcaataccaccattgacacaattccttgctgtgttacattttttggctacaggctcttatcagcatgtggttggagacctggctggcatgtcgcagggccagttcagtaaggtcctgcggcgtgtctgccaggctttcctaaagcgtgtgaagcaatttattgctatgcctttggatgttggtgccctagatgtggtgaagcggcaatttgaggaaggtggtagtcgcttcccacatgttattggggttgtggatggcacacatgtagctattcagccaccaagacataatgaagacatttttagaaacaggaaactgtttcattctctgaatgtaatggttgtttgtgggccatccctccagatcctttccctgaatgcaaagtttcccggaaactcccatgatgcgtatgtcattagacaatcagggatatggcacagattaagatcaagtcaacgagcagacatgtggttattgg gagaccgtggatatccttgcaccccctggctcatgactccttaccgtaatcccaggccaggaccacagacggcatttaactccgcgcttactgccactaggcagctggtggagcgcacaattggggtccttaaaggccggtttcgtgtgctccaccgcactggtggcgacatcatgtattcgccggagatggcaagtaaactagtggtcctgtgcgctatactacacaacatcgcggtaaggagtagcgtagagcttcctcagacagaggaattgcctgatgaggagccaggggttgtccgacacttcggtggggggagtgttacacggagggggagccaagtcagggcaagcattgttgcagaatatttcag ctga